The sequence TTGACCTTCTTGATAATATCAGAAACTGACTTATCAAGTAGTTTGTGGTCATAGGCTTTAAGCCTGATTCTTATCTTCTGTGTATCTAACTGCATTTAAGGTCCTCCATTCTTCTGCTTTCTTGATCTCTGTTGTTATTCCAGAATCTTTGTTATAACTCCCGAACCTACTGTCCTTCCGCCTTCGCGGATGGCGAACCTTAATTCCTGTTCCATGGCTATCGGCATTATCAGTTCCACTTCTA is a genomic window of Candidatus Goldiibacteriota bacterium HGW-Goldbacteria-1 containing:
- a CDS encoding elongation factor Tu is translated as EVELIMPIAMEQELRFAIREGGRTVGSGVITKILE